From a region of the Dictyostelium discoideum AX4 chromosome 2 chromosome, whole genome shotgun sequence genome:
- the CYP508A3-2 gene encoding cytochrome P450 family protein, with protein MEFLKLILFLIIFYIIHNTYIKFKKINKNELKGPIPIPILGNLYQLTSGLPHRDLTKISEKYGGIYRFWFADLYTVVLSDPILIREMFVNNGDYFLDRPKIPSIRHATHYHGIATSSGEYWLKIRDIINKAMRKTNLKLIYDSLDQQVDNLIESMNKIESDGQVFEPRIYFKKYTMAAMYKFIFNEEINFNNEISELIGPIEQVFKDLGSGSLFDVLLISRPLYYQWIEHTDKNYPKILNFLKKKYHQHLKTYNPEIQRDLLDLLIKEYYSGSDDDILTIIATINDLFLAGTDTSSASLEYMVMMLVNYPEIQEKVYDEIKLTVNGRNKVLLSDRQFTPYTVSFIKETLRYKPPSSVGVPRTTSQDIIIGDKFIPKDAQIFINYYGLSRNQDYFENPEQFEPSRFMNPDTNIAFLPFSIGTRNCVGQNFALDEMFLAFSNIILNFKFSSIDGKQIDETELYGVTLRCKNKFNVSIKKRI; from the exons ATggagtttttaaaattaatattgtttctaataattttttatataatccATAATACT tatattaaatttaaaaaaataaataaaaatgaattaaaaggaCCAATTCCAATTCCAATTTTAGGAAATTTATATCAACTTACAAGTGGTTTACCACACAGAGATTTAACTAAAATATCTGAAAAATATGGTGGAATTTATAGATTTTGGTTTGCTGATTTATACACTGTTGTATTATCTGATCCAATTTTGATTAGAGAAATGTTTGTTAACAATGGTGATTATTTCCTAGACAGACCAAAAATACCTTCAATAAGACATGCAACTCATTATCATGGTATTGCAA catcTTCTGGTGAATATTGGTTAAAAATTAGagatataattaataaagcAATGAgaaaaaccaatttaaaattaatttatgatTCATTAGATCAACaagttgataatttaattgaatcaatgaataaaattgaaagtgATGGACAAGTATTTGAACCAcgtatttattttaaaaaatatacaatGGCAGCAATgtataaattcattttcaatgaagaaataaattttaataatgaaatatctGAATTAATTGGGCCAATTGAACAAGTTTTCAAAGATTTAGGAAGTGGTAGTTTATTTgatgttttattaatatcaagaCCATTATATTATCAATGGATTGAACATACTGATAAAAATTAtccaaaaattttaaattttttaaaaaaaaaatatcatcaacatttaaaaaCTTATAATCCAGAAATTCAAAGAGatttattagatttattaattaaagaatattATAGTGgaagtgatgatgatattttaaCAATTATTGCAActataaatgatttatttttagctG gTACTGATACAAGTAGTGCTTCATTAGAATATATGGTTATGATGTTAGTTAATTATCCAGAAATTCAAGAGAAAGTatatgatgaaattaaattaactgTTAACGGTAgaaataaagttttattatctGATAGACAATTTACACCATATACagtttcatttattaaagaaacaTTAAGATATAAACCACCATCTTCTGTTGGTGTACCAAGAACTACTTCTCAAGATATTATAATTGGTGATAAATTCATTCCAAAAGATGctcaaatttttataaattattatggaCTTTCAAGAAATCaagattattttgaaaatcctGAACAATTTGAACCATCAAGATTTATGAATCCAGATACAAATATTGCATTTTTACCATTTAGTATTGGTACAAGAAATTGTgt tggtCAAAATTTTGCATTAGATGAAATGTTTCTTgcattttcaaatataattttaaattttaaatttagttcAATTGATGGGAAACAAATTGATGAAACTGAATTGTATGGAGTTACATTAAGATGCaagaataaatttaatgtatccattaaaaaaagaatttaa
- the CYP508A1-2 gene encoding cytochrome P450 family protein, with protein sequence MALFEIIISLFVVYIIHNAISKYKKIHVNELCGPTPIPILGNLHQFGELPHRVLTKMTKKYGHILRVYMADMYTVVVSDPLLIREMYVDNSDIFTDRVKKPSVEHGTFYHGTVTSYGEHWKNNREIVGKAMRKTNLKHIYELLDKQVDVLIRSMKSIETSGKTFDTRYYITKFTMSAMFKFLFNHDIPEDEDINKGDTQKLMGPMSEVFQNAGRGSLFDVINITQPLYLLYLEMFDQSFKDIMKYHREKYNEHLKTFDPDVERDLLDILIKEYGTDNDDKILSILATINDFFLAGVDTSSTALESMVLMLTNYPEIQEKAFDEIKTVVNGRSKVNLSDRQSTPYLVAVIKETLRYKPMSPFGLPRSSSKDCMIGGHFIPKNAQILINYQALGMNEEYYENPEQFDPSRFLKVESNVAFLPFSIGIRSCVGQSFAQDELYICISNILLNFKLKSIDGKKIDETEEYGLTLKTKNRFNVTLEKRII encoded by the exons atggctttatttgaaattattatttcattatttgttgtttataTTATACATAATGCT atttcaaaatataaaaaaattcatgTTAATGAGTTATGTGGTCCAACCCCAATTCCAATTTTAGGAAATCTCCATCAATTTGGAGAATTACCTCATAGAGTATTAACAAAGATGACTAAAAAGTATGGCCATATTTTAAGGGTTTATATGGCAGACATGTACACTGTTGTTGTATCTGATCCATTATTAATTAGAGAAATGTATGTTGATAATTCTGATATTTTCACCGATAGAGTTAAAAAACCA tcAGTTGAACATGGAACATTTTATCATGGTACAGTTACAAGTTATGGTGAACATTGGAAAAACAATAGAGAAATTGTTGGTAAAGCAATgagaaaaacaaatttaaaacatattTATGAATTATTAGATAAACAAGTTGATGTATTAATAAGATCaatgaaatcaattgaaaccaGTGGTAAAACATTTGATACTCGTTATTATATTACAAAATTTACAATGTCAGCAatgtttaaatttcttttcaatCATGATATTCCAGAGGATGAAGATATTAATAAAGGTGATACACAAAAATTGATGGGTCCAATGTCTGAGGTTTTTCAAAATGCTGGTAGAGGTAGTTTATTTGATGTCATAAATATTACTCAACCACtttatcttttatatttAGAAATGTTTGATCAAagttttaaagatattatgAAATATCATAGAGAGAAATATAATGAACATTTAAAAACCTTTGATCCAGATGTTGAAAGAGATTTacttgatattttaattaaagaatatggtactgataatgatgataaaattttatcaattttggcaacaattaatgattttttctTAGCAG gtgTTGATACAAGTTCAACTGCTTTAGAATCAATGGTATTGATGTTAACAAATTATCCAGAAATTCAAGAAAAAGCATTTGATGAAATAAAGACAGTTGTAAATGGTAGAAGTAAAGTTAATTTATCAGATAGACAATCAACACCTTATTTAGTTGCTGTAATAAAAGAAACATTAAGATATAAACCAATGTCACCATTTGGTTTACCAAGATCTTCATCAAAGGATTGTATGATTGGTGGTCATTTCATTCCAAAGAATgcacaaattttaattaattatcaaGCACTTGGAATGAATGAAGAATATTATGAAAATCCAGAACAATTTGATCCATcaagatttttaaaagttgaatCAAATGTTGCATTTTTACCATTTAGTATTGGTATTAGAAGTTGTGT gGGTCAAAGTTTTGCTCAAGATGAGCTATACATTTGTATTTcaaatattcttttaaattttaaattaaaatcaattgacgGTAAAAAGATTGATGAAACTGAGGAATATGGCCTCAcactaaaaactaaaaatagattCAATGTAACTCttgaaaaaagaattatctaa